From Chthoniobacterales bacterium, one genomic window encodes:
- a CDS encoding glycosyltransferase family 2 protein gives MKLIIQIPCYNEEETLGVALAALPRELPGVDEVEWLVVNDGSADRTSQVAAELGVDHVIDRPHLGLARTFMSGIEACLARGADIIVNTDADNQYEASDIPKLIEPILRGEADMVIGERPILEIEHFSPIKKALQKLGSWVVRKASQTAIADAPSGFRAISREAALQMNVFNEYTYTLETIIQGGQRNLRMASVPVRTNEFLRPSRLFKSIPAYIQRSILTIFRIFIVYKPLRFFTIVGSVPFALGALLMVRWIVLFFIEEGATRTHVPSLIAAAVLVLIGVQVFALGFIADLIAVNRRLLEDIQLRIRRSDFDRK, from the coding sequence ATGAAGTTAATTATTCAGATTCCGTGTTACAACGAAGAGGAGACCCTCGGCGTGGCGCTGGCGGCCCTCCCGCGCGAGCTCCCGGGCGTCGACGAGGTCGAATGGCTCGTCGTCAACGATGGCAGCGCCGATCGCACCTCGCAGGTGGCTGCCGAGCTGGGCGTGGACCACGTGATCGACCGCCCGCACCTCGGCCTGGCGCGCACGTTCATGTCCGGCATCGAGGCCTGCCTCGCCCGCGGCGCGGACATCATCGTCAACACCGACGCGGACAACCAATACGAGGCCTCCGACATCCCGAAGCTCATCGAGCCCATCCTCCGCGGCGAGGCCGACATGGTGATCGGCGAGCGTCCGATTCTCGAGATCGAGCATTTCTCGCCCATCAAGAAGGCGCTCCAGAAGCTGGGCAGCTGGGTCGTTCGCAAGGCCAGCCAGACCGCCATCGCCGACGCGCCCAGCGGATTCCGCGCGATCAGCCGCGAGGCGGCGCTGCAGATGAACGTCTTCAACGAATACACCTACACGCTCGAGACGATCATTCAGGGTGGCCAGCGCAATCTGCGCATGGCTTCGGTGCCCGTTCGCACGAACGAGTTCCTGCGTCCGTCGCGCCTGTTCAAGAGCATCCCGGCCTACATTCAGCGCTCGATCCTCACGATCTTCCGCATCTTCATTGTCTACAAGCCGCTGCGCTTTTTCACGATCGTCGGCTCGGTGCCGTTCGCGCTGGGCGCCCTGTTGATGGTGCGCTGGATCGTCCTTTTCTTCATCGAGGAAGGCGCCACCCGCACGCACGTGCCCAGCCTCATTGCCGCCGCGGTGCTCGTCCTCATTGGCGTGCAGGTTTTCGCGCTTGGTTTCATCGCCGATCTCATCGCGGTGAACCGTCGCCTGCTCGAGGATATCCAGCTCCGCATCCGCCGCTCCGACTTCGACCGCAAATAA
- a CDS encoding phospholipid carrier-dependent glycosyltransferase, producing MNRLSLTPSPLVPRFDWRAFLLAALFALAALFTYTQANRFPATYHPDEPSKARQILNQAAGKKDAYNFHHPMLMLTGTTVLTRLAGTPLEIQAVTVAGRWVSALFTSGAVFLLVLLAALLAGPFAAFAAGALLLINHELFELAHYFKEDPALLFGVSAFFLALALYDRAPGWSRALLLGAGLGLAISGKYVGAAVAPFALFVLWQHRQAFGFGRALALLLLGCVLVLVAANIPILLHPHLFADGFTREVDFVVVGHKGITRSVPHGVYWKVFLDAVMPIRWLPIVGLLLVAYYASLWLRRRAATAAEWALAIFPIAFALMLSFSPKTHHRYFLPDSAFLLVLASLGLAQLRRFRWNDRPLPATLAPALLAAAILVQLPTFLDYYRGFRHEGRAAMAEYLRAHVAPGTVIVQDKRVDLDALGLPYELWGKLFAADQGTIDQLRAWHVEYVAVAEGDYGRFDAKALRATDAGAADFNRRREFYRQLFAEGELIFECPPGTLQYLQPRLKLYRLRPAATPAPSATPALP from the coding sequence ATGAACCGCCTTTCTCTCACCCCCTCGCCTCTCGTCCCTCGGTTCGACTGGCGGGCGTTTCTCCTCGCCGCGCTGTTCGCCCTGGCTGCGCTGTTCACTTACACGCAGGCGAACCGCTTCCCGGCCACCTACCATCCGGACGAGCCCTCGAAAGCCCGGCAGATTCTCAATCAGGCCGCCGGGAAGAAGGACGCCTACAACTTTCATCACCCGATGCTCATGCTCACGGGCACGACGGTTCTCACCCGCCTCGCCGGCACGCCCTTGGAAATCCAGGCCGTCACCGTGGCCGGGCGATGGGTTTCCGCCCTCTTCACCAGCGGCGCCGTGTTCCTGCTCGTGCTTCTCGCCGCGCTGCTCGCCGGTCCCTTCGCCGCTTTCGCCGCCGGCGCCCTGCTCCTGATCAATCACGAGCTCTTCGAACTCGCCCACTATTTCAAGGAAGATCCCGCGCTCCTCTTCGGTGTCAGCGCCTTCTTCCTCGCCCTCGCGCTCTACGACCGCGCCCCCGGCTGGTCCCGCGCCCTGCTGCTGGGCGCCGGTCTCGGCCTGGCCATCTCGGGCAAATACGTCGGTGCCGCCGTCGCGCCATTCGCCCTCTTCGTGCTCTGGCAACACCGCCAGGCCTTCGGATTCGGCCGCGCCCTGGCGCTCCTGCTGCTCGGCTGCGTCCTCGTGCTCGTCGCCGCCAACATTCCGATCCTGCTCCATCCCCACCTCTTCGCGGACGGCTTCACCCGCGAGGTCGATTTCGTCGTCGTCGGCCACAAGGGCATCACCCGCTCCGTGCCACACGGCGTCTATTGGAAGGTCTTTCTCGACGCCGTCATGCCCATCCGCTGGCTGCCCATCGTCGGCCTCCTCCTCGTCGCGTATTACGCCTCGCTCTGGCTGCGTCGCCGCGCCGCCACCGCCGCGGAATGGGCGCTCGCGATCTTCCCGATCGCCTTCGCGCTGATGCTCTCGTTCTCGCCGAAAACGCACCATCGCTACTTCCTGCCGGACTCCGCGTTCCTGCTCGTGCTCGCCAGCCTCGGGCTCGCCCAGCTCCGCCGCTTCCGCTGGAATGACCGCCCCCTCCCCGCCACGCTGGCGCCCGCCCTGCTCGCCGCCGCCATCCTCGTCCAGCTGCCAACCTTCCTCGATTACTACCGCGGCTTCCGCCACGAGGGCCGCGCCGCCATGGCCGAATACCTCCGCGCTCATGTCGCGCCCGGCACCGTCATCGTCCAGGACAAGCGCGTGGACCTCGACGCCCTCGGCCTGCCCTACGAATTATGGGGCAAGCTCTTCGCCGCCGACCAGGGCACCATCGACCAGCTCCGCGCCTGGCACGTGGAATACGTGGCCGTCGCCGAGGGGGACTATGGCCGCTTCGACGCAAAGGCCCTGCGAGCCACCGACGCCGGCGCGGCGGATTTCAACCGCCGCCGCGAATTCTACCGCCAGCTCTTTGCCGAGGGCGAATTGATCTTCGAATGCCCGCCCGGCACGCTGCAATACCTCCAGCCTCGCCTGAAGCTCTACCGCCTGCGGCCAGCGGCGACGCCAGCCCCCTCAGCGACGCCGGCGCTGCCGTGA